The following are encoded together in the Lepidochelys kempii isolate rLepKem1 chromosome 7, rLepKem1.hap2, whole genome shotgun sequence genome:
- the SPRN gene encoding shadow of prion protein codes for MKRRTATCWTLLLLAAAFCDSVTCKGGRGGARGAARGRGMARSRAKAAPRYGSSGAGLRVAAAAAAGAAAGAAAGAAHRRMRISGELGPDDGSEFQEGNRTGSGVYSYRSWTSAAGAQDTAHLAISFCLATGFFQLLPL; via the coding sequence ATGAAAAGACGCACCGCCACCTGCTGGACGCTCCTCCTGCTGGCCGCCGCCTTTTGCGACAGCGTCACCTGCaagggcgggcggggcggggcccggggggcGGCCCGTGGCAGGGGCATGGCCCGCAGCCGGGCCAAGGCTGCCCCTCGCTACGGCTCCTCGGGAGCGGGGCTGCGGGTggcggcagcggcggcggcgggcgcGGCGGCGGGCGCGGCAGCAGGAGCGGCCCACAGGAGGATGAGGATCTCTGGGGAGCTTGGTCCAGATGATGGCTCCGAGTTCCAGGAAGGCAACAGGACGGGCAGCGGCGTGTACAGCTACCGCTCGTGGACCTCGGCTGCCGGGGCCCAGGACACGGCGCACCTTGCCATCTCCTTCTGTCTGGCGACTGGCTTCTTCCAGCTCCTTCCCCTGTAA